GTTTTAGAATACAAATGATTTGAAATAAGTTTACatgaaaaccaaaaaaaaatataaatcaaTTGTTATTGCAAGATTTTctttattttgtcattttttaaaaaatatatgtttGAAAACAGACAATATAAAAAAGACTTTTAGACAAAAGACACTAAAATCAAACCAAAACCATCTTGATAGTCAAGTTTGAAATGTTAAACATTTTCACATCACCTGCAACACTTAACCGGTTTCATTTTCGACCATATATCGCTTTCGTTATCAGTTAAACGTTTGTGACCAACGATTTTTGTCATACAAAAAACAAAACCATTGATTTGTAATATAAAATGTGAATGTATCAAAGAGCACAACTGGCACAACCTTTGGACATAAGTACATAACCTTTTCATGTTTCAACTTTCAAGTAAGAAAGCAAAAAACAAATGTCAATTGGACTAAAAGTCAAGTAGAATATTTGGTTAATTAATTAGTAATATAATTGTAAAATTAACTTAATCATTTGAAATAAAAAGTAGTTCACTTGATTTTTGGACTAAATCAAACATTTTTTTCTTAAAAGTATACAAATTTTATCTGTCTTTTAAAACGATAAAAAGATTGAAGATCTTTATTATCAAAGTCAACAACAATGAGTGCATcatatataatattaatatcCACCATATAATTCTTTCCagctatttattttttaataagaAGATAGAGAAAAATAAtaatttgatgattttacaaATAGTTTATGTATAGTGATAGAAAAGCCAGGATAAAAACAACAAAGTACCAAACGTTATCTACGACTTGAACGAGAATGGGtcatcaatgttttaaaaaatatagtAGAACTTCAAACATTAGTACTCCGAATATAAAAGTAGAACTTCAAATGTTAATCAGTTCAGATATTAATCGTCGTAAATATAAACAAGTTTAAAATTCAATAACCCAAGAAATAAGTGAAAAAAGGTTTGACCGATCAGGTTAACCTGAAAACATGAAAATCACCTGATTCAACCTATAATAGCCTTAGCTTGTGAACCAAGCTTAAACAAATAGAAGATCGATGAAACAACGCTGGGCAACAAACGGGTCAAGTGTTAAATGGTTAGGAATGGTCAGGCCATATTTCTTTGTATTGAGATCATCTCAGATTGAACATAACATGAGATGTTTTGTTATCATGTACAAATTATATACGAATTAAGCTATATGTAGGCAGTAGGTTCTTTAATCCTTTTTATATACGAATTAAGCTATATATAGTCCTTTTTATATGAGAGAAATAACGTCTTATATTTGATTCAATTAGCCCATCTAATacataattaataaaaaaagtgGAATGAATTTAAATGGATTGCCAGCTGATATTATattaagaaaaggaagaagggaCATGCACGTGATGTAGACACGGTTTCCATTTTGCGGTACAATTTGTTGTGGACCCTTTTGTATCCAACGCGTTAGACTATGGGTCCGATCCACAGAACATTTTCCCCTCCACATCATTTTCTTATCTTATTTTACAAatatttaaggaaaaattacacttttcgtcctttatgtttctaGCTAGTTGCAATGGATAAcctttacctttaataattacagCCACAGTCCTTTATTTTGAAAACTTGTTACAtctttcgtcctttagcactaacttagttaaaatttcCAGTTAAGTCTATTTCATAAAGGGGCAGTTTAGTCCTTTtacttaattattatttttatagtatttaataaagaaaaaaataaaacaaaaaccaaCTTTAAAAACTTAATAATTCATAATCAATAGAAAATTAGAAACATCTCATTCTCAAGTATCTCTGTTGCTCTCTTTCTTCCTGCACTCTTTTTTCTAtgagccaccaccaccatcacagtGTTGCCATCTTCACCACCGCCTAACCACCATCTCCGGTCGCTTCCTCAAATCCGGCGACCACCAAGCTCCACCTCACCGATAACTACAAGAACCCCTTCGTTTAAATCTGTACAATCACATTTGAATTAGATCCGATAACCACAAGAACCCCTTTCGTTTAAATCAGATCTGAATCAGACCTGTGAGAGAGAGTGTGGTGGTGATCAGAGGTTGGGAGAAGATGCGGTGGTGGGGTTGTTGTAGATTCGGTGGCGGGGGTGGTTGTAGATTGACTGGTGGTGGGGGTCGGAATGAGCGGTGTGACTTTTATACGGCGGGGGTGGTGGCTGAAGATCCGGCAGGGGTGTGGGGTAGATGGCGGTGGTGGTGTTCGACTAGTGGGTGAGTTAGGGTTGGTGCCGCCGGTGATGTGTTTAGTCATACTCATACAATCAAGTACTTGTATATTGATTGAAACATGAAGTTAACTTGTAACGTACTTACGTTGTCTGTTTTCGTGTTTGGTTGTGGATAGATGGATAAAGATATCGATGATGTTGATAAACGTGTCGAGTGGCTCCATTCTGAACGGTATTCTTCTGCTGCTGGTAACATTTTTGGAGAGCCACAGAAGACCACGCGGGTCGGGGATGAGTACTAGGCACAAATCCCAGATTTAATAACAGAAAACGAGCGATTCCAGCTCATAAATGCAAAGGGTGAGTTTTGTGCTGTAGGTTACAGAGAACAAGTTTGAAacaattttcattttttattcaCATTGATGATTCTCAATTAATTAACACTGATGTTAATGTTGGAATCTTGACTCCGAATTTCACACTGTCGATTGCAATAAGTTTTGGctttgatttgataaagttttgTTCCGATTTGATTGTTGCATCAACAACAATATTCTGAAACGACAAAACCACAACCAGATCTCTCCCCATGTTGATTTCGGTTTTTTATTCAGCCATTCAGTGATGCTGTTTTAGGGGTAGGCGATTCAGATTCAAACGAAGGTGCAGAACGAAAAAAACAAATGGAGTTGGTGATGTGGTGTGAGGGGTGAGTGATTCAAATTCGAAACAAAAGTGGATGGTTGGAAGGGGCGATTCAGATCAAGGGAGTGGCAATCAGAGGTCTGTGTGATGGTGAGGAAGAGAGGGACATGGGGCttagagagatagagagagagatagagagagagagagagccacCGCCATCATCTTCTGCCACCACCTCTAGCCGCCGTCACCTCCTGCTACCACCACTAGCCACCGTCATTACCCCacctctgtttttttttttttttttttttgctgcagACAattaagagagagagagtgaaagaGAAAAAAAGTATTTATAtttgattttattttttatttatactataaataattaagtagaaagactaaattgcccttaagttaataaatttaactgaaaattttaaccaagttagtgttaaaggacgaaagatgtaacaggttttcaaaataaaggactgtggctgtaattattaaaggtaaaggtcatccattgtaactagctacaaacataaaggacgaaaagtgtaatttttcCAATATTTAAATATATCACACTTGATTTTTTTTAGTTACTAATAAgcaaaaaaataaacataatacTTGagataaataatattaaataaataaataaaatacttgAGACTTAATCAATCTGCTTTCTCATTTTATACTATTTTATCTAATTTTTAACCATTTAACCCGCTACAAATAAAACTAACCCAAATCAAGTAGTTCATAAAAAAATTGTTTGAAGTTGCCACatctataaaatatatatatataaacatatgcAAATCTAAATAACTAAAATAAGTGATGATATAAATtgaaaaagaaataaaagaaaataaatactTGAATAGTTTTGGCTATATTGATATGAAAAAGAAATACCATAGGATTCAAAAAAGTAATAACAAATGTTGGATCTTAATATATGCAAATATATATATTCCATgtttttttagagtaaaatgcacggatagttcctgtggtttggtgaaatttcacctttagtccccaacttttcaaaattacactcttagtctctgtggtttgacaagttgttactcggatagtccccaaagcggatggaggttagtttttctggttaagtgggtgtgaaatgacaaggactatccgagtaacaactagtcaaaccacagggactatccgagtaacaacttgtcaaaccacagggactatctgagtaaccttcatccgctttagggactacccgagtaacaacttgtcaaaccatagggactaagaGGGTAATTctgaaaagttagggactaaaggtgaaatttcaccaaaccacagggactattcgtgcattttactcttttttttaaattgaaaCCTAAATGGCTATAAAATCTTTTTCAGTTTGTAAAATTCATAAAAATGTGGTTGAACAAAATAATTGATAAAAAACAACATTTAGAATTCAAAAATCTGTGAATAAAATTAAAACGGCTAATTATTCTAGTTGTATAAACTATTGTAATTAACTAAAATGTAAAAACATTTTAATGATATAATAATTATCCAtcatataaatgataaataacgTGATAAATTATATtggatttatatttttttttttgaacgacaaatttggatcactgacggaccactggagtattatcgtgccaccagtagaaccatccgatcatatccatctccactaggtaACAATGTCTATtaggggtgttcatgagccgatctgatccgatcgagggtctgctcatgctcggattgaattacaaccgatcCGATCGGATCGAGTTTGCAAAACCGAGCACAAAAGTGATGCTCATgcttggattgaatttgaatcgatcgGATCATTTTCGCTTGGTTTTTATCAAATCCTAACTATAGTAGAAactcgattatttaataaactctctaagataatattttttaccggtcccgactcggggatagggtgctaaattaataattcgctaaaattataagatagtacatttttgataatttctttagaccccatataaaatataaattaataattccttatatatatagcatattacatgaatgatttatgaaggtttcttgaaaaatgactcaattgtcttttgttttttgttgaaatcaatttcCCCTTGAATCTCGTCTCTAATTTTCCTTAGCATGGTAAGAACTTCTGGTGTTGTTTTCTCATAGCTCAACAAGAAATTGTTCAATGTGATTGCCGCTTTAATAGCTTCGTTTCGCGAAGGGGGCTCCATTGTAGaactttcatcatcttcttcatcgatATCATCTTTATTAATTCTAGTAACGCTTTCAATAATTTCTTCATCAGTCAACAACTGTGCAACTACATTTTCTTCTTGGTGAGTCAGAACATCTTCGACATCCATTGCATTGCGATAACCCAACTCTTTGATCAAATTCTGGAGTTCTTGAGTGCTTTCACCACCTTCATCTGAGTTCTCAAAAGTCATGTTATCTGTTGATCGAAGTTTACAATGACGAAAGCAGTTCGCaatta
This genomic stretch from Helianthus annuus cultivar XRQ/B chromosome 8, HanXRQr2.0-SUNRISE, whole genome shotgun sequence harbors:
- the LOC110901348 gene encoding uncharacterized protein LOC110901348, with the protein product MTFENSDEGGESTQELQNLIKELGYRNAMDVEDVLTHQEENVVAQLLTDEEIIESVTRINKDDIDEEDDESSTMEPPSRNEAIKAAITLNNFLLSYEKTTPEIFEF